Below is a window of Phoenix dactylifera cultivar Barhee BC4 chromosome 7, palm_55x_up_171113_PBpolish2nd_filt_p, whole genome shotgun sequence DNA.
GCATCAACAATCCATAAAGACAAAAAAGGTACCAAGAAATTGTTTTAAgaagcaaaaaataaataaagaacaaatctttGCATTTTCCTGCAGAGCCAAACTTTGTCAGTATTATCCTAGTGGCAGCTCCACAAAATAATATAAACAGTAAGGCGACTATGAAGGTAATTGAAATATAGAACACACTTACATTAACATAAAGATTTAAACATACAGCCAACTTATTCCCATTGTAGAACCTGCAGTTACTTGGTCCCAACTGGGACAAAATTCAAGTGATGAAAGAAGAAACATCATTCATAAAAACTTACAATTGAACTTAACtgctaaaaaaattattaacctTGTAATGTCTCAAAGCACACAGCCACTTTTGAAATTCCATTTACAACCCTAGCAAGTAAAACTGGATTCCAACAAAGAATCCAGTAAGAAGTAAAACATGTAGCGTACAGCAGGAATGGGAGGAGGAAACGTAAGTGAAACACCTTTTTTCACCAGTAAAATCAGTTGCTGAGAAAAATATTTGTGCTTTAATATGCTCAATACAGGTACAGGTATTGCACGGCAATATGGATATCAGACAAGGCAGATTATTAAACCGAGTCAGACATGAGGAGTGGATATCTACATACTTGGGTATGTATTTATACTTTTTGTCCCTATAACTATACATACGGCATGCATGGCTCTTGTTACCTTTGAAAGTGTCACCAAACTGAGAGTTTTGAGTTCACGTTAGCCTTAAACAACACAAAAATAGAACTTGTAATAAACTAAAAATGAAATTGAAGCTATAAAATTATGTAATTTGACATATTAATATATCTTGAAAGAAAGCATATTATACCATAGACAAGTTAAAGCATTCAGAAAATATGTGTTACTCCTGCTAGGAATCTGAAATTTGCTTCTTCAATTACTACATCCAGTATCTTGGCAGTCACCTATTTAACAATTACCTTTAGCTTTCAACAATCTTAGACTACCTATTCATATGGATGATTAGACATAAGGATTTTAGCACCACACAATGACTTTGATGCATGCTAGACATGTGTCGGACACTTGAACCTACCCATAATATTTGCCAATCAAagaatcaattaacataagtgaCATAAACCTGCTGCAGTATCAAGGTGCACTTTGCTAAGACTGAGTGGTGAAAAGGATATTCTTTGAAACAATGCTCCCAGACATTGCCTGGAACCGCGTTTGCTGCAAACAGACTTTTTTCAGTTAAAAGAAGAGGCTAGGATATATGTATTAAACTGTAATTGGAATTCTTGCCAGATAAGGGCAAGAAACTCACCATCTGCACAAGGAGATTTTGCACCTGAGCAAAACAGGACAGAAAATCAGCAAACGGATATAATCCTTGTTAAGAACATAGAATTATGCTTATGGCATCACTACGAAAGTCGAAACCTCCACAACATGATGCTAAAAGCATGTTTAGGTTGTAGAATCCTTGAATTTTTTCCCAGATGTGAGAGATGCATATTCaagtttaatattttaatgttcAATTAAGAGCCAATTTTGGAAAAAACTCCTATACTTTAAGCCATTGTTTCATaatcatggaaaagaaaaagaatttacAGGTATAAAGCTCATTTTTCTGAAATATCAAGAATGTGACAATATTAGAACTCACAAATGCTATCATATCAGCGGTGCTTTGTGTTGAACCTTCGGATTCTTGTTCAGTCTGCCATCAATACCAACAGATCGAACGCATCATAACagaaaatatcaataaaatCCAAAGCTTCCATGTGACATGAGCCACATATCCAACATCCAGTGAAATGAAATCTGAAGTTTATACATAGTGTGAAACAGCTTACTGACCAGACATGATCTGGAACAACCAATCAGCAAGATATTAATGAATACACACCCATCATGTGACATAGGTCAGCAGCAATTACTGATGATGATATAGATAACCAAAGCAACTGATGTGGAAAGGAAGCAgtgaaaagaaaattagaatATTGAAACCAGAGTCTCACAGTTTGGTGTTATCTTCTAACCACAAGACCTTATATCCAATGAAAACGTTGGCAATTTACCAGATTACCAGTCATAACTGAATCCCACCAAATAATCAGGGTATGTTTGGCATCATTTCCATTTCCACTTTTTTGGTTTTCAAGAAGCAAAACATGAAAACCGAGATTCAAAACTTGTTTTggagcatttttttttgaatttttttatttaaaaactaGAGTTAGAACTTCTAGAAAAAGGGAAAGCTGGAAAGCCAGCTTTCGCTTTTTCTAAAAAGAGAAATCAGCAGAATAGGGGCTTTCTTTTCTCGTGCAATAGAGACCAAGGTGTTCTCTATTTTGTTGACGCCACAACTATAGAGCTGTCGGGTCCTCTCTCTCCCAACTCCCATCCAGCCAGATCTGCATCACGGGTTAGATATttacaaaaagacagagagagagagagagagagagagaaagagagagagagaaagagaggtcaAGAAGGGCCCAAGtgccattttattttttcaagcaACTAAGGAAAACAGTGCCCATCAACACTCATCTCAGTTTCTTGAAGATTTGATTAGTGGACTCCAGACATTTTACTTATACAACAAATCAACATTATTCCTTTCAGTCCATTTGAAAACCAATGCTTGTAATGTTGTATTAGGATTTTTGTATGATTAACTGTACTCTTGATGGTGCCACTAATTACGAAACAGTGGATTTACTCATTAACACCCCAGACAAGTCTGTTCCTGTTCCTCTCAATAAGCCCTATTCCctgcaccattaaataaataaaagaaatactGTAATGCTCTTACTAATTTCCGATAATAAGTAATTGACCAACTCTAAGGTTTTTCAAAAACATATAATCCACATACAACTACCCTGATTCTTTCctcaaaaaaaatcaatgatTAACATTCCATTATCATGCACTGTTGGAAAGAGATGTTGCAATCACAAATTACATGAACCTAGTAAATCTTCACAAGATCTCATCCACATCATTAATGAATTAATTTAAATTGCATTATGTATTAAAGGTAATGGCCATTTGAACTTTCCACCCCTTGGAACCTTCTTAACATCGCATATCTTCATATAGCTCATATTCCTAGCTCTATTATAAATTTCAAAATCCtgcctataaaaggaaaaaaatgaagcCGTTCATCATTTTTGATATTCCAAGCTCTACCAAACAATTTCTCCTTGATGCCAATAACAAATtcagaaaccaaaaaaaaagagagagagatggagaccACCTTTCATCTTCAATATCATTTATATCTTATATACCTattcaacacacacacacacacacatacatatatatatatatatatatatatatatatatatatatatatatatatatatatatacatacatatatatagatatagatagatagatagatagataaatGGAAGAAGCATGTATCTAAGTTTCTTCATCAATGGACATGATAAATGGAGTACGAGATTTAacattgaagaaatgaaaatatTGAAGGGTTACAGAATGGTGTTTATCTAACTCCTTGTTGCTTGTAGCCTTAAGATCGTGTGCAAGTTTATATAGTTTGATGCATCTCCTGTACAAAAGAATACCTAGGCCTAGAAAACAGGATGGGTACTTGACATTTGTAATATAATTAT
It encodes the following:
- the LOC103707122 gene encoding heat shock factor-binding protein-like isoform X1, coding for MSHDGCVFINILLIGCSRSCLTEQESEGSTQSTADMIAFVQNLLVQMQTRFQAMSGSIVSKIDEMGSRIDELEQSINDLKTEIGAAGAIKPKPEEPRPPEESA